From a single Sediminibacterium sp. KACHI17 genomic region:
- a CDS encoding 5-formyltetrahydrofolate cyclo-ligase produces the protein MTKEALRKIYKAKRKELDGHDRLRMDDLMLIQFQQFDFSSIHTLLTYWPMHAQAEPNTHLFSGYLRHMVPGLRIAYPVADQEACTMTAHLIHEETVYKVNQWGITEPSDTSPLPPSDIDLIFVPMLVCDVNGYRVGYGKGFYDRYLQQCRTDVVAIGFSYFDPIPLISDTHEFDVPLNYCITPNEVYEF, from the coding sequence ATGACCAAAGAAGCACTCAGAAAGATCTATAAAGCCAAACGAAAAGAATTGGATGGACATGATCGTTTGCGAATGGATGATCTGATGTTGATACAATTTCAGCAATTTGATTTTAGCAGTATTCATACATTACTAACGTACTGGCCGATGCATGCGCAAGCCGAGCCGAATACACACTTATTTTCCGGCTATTTAAGACATATGGTACCCGGTCTCAGGATCGCATATCCTGTAGCAGATCAAGAAGCATGCACTATGACCGCTCATTTGATCCATGAAGAAACGGTTTATAAGGTCAATCAATGGGGTATTACAGAACCGTCGGATACATCACCACTTCCGCCTAGTGATATCGATCTGATTTTTGTACCCATGCTGGTCTGTGATGTAAATGGATATCGGGTAGGTTATGGGAAAGGATTTTATGACCGATACCTGCAACAATGCCGTACTGATGTAGTTGCAATAGGATTCAGTTATTTTGACCCGATCCCATTGATCTCAGACACCCACGAATTTGATGTACCTTTGAACTACTGTATCACGCCGAACGAGGTCTATGAATTTTAA
- the bioD gene encoding dethiobiotin synthase → MNRPIFITGIGTEIGKTVVSAIVTEALEADYWKPVQAGFETGTDSQRVQQLVTNTKTIIHPEIYCLQMPASPHIAAQAEQKTIDIDVITKKAVELEHKTADRPLIIEGAGGLLVPLNDQQSIADLILSLKARVILVSRNYLGSINHSRLTAAYCKQMGIDVMGWIFNDQYLNYEDEIVTWSGYPSLGSIPYLSEINPTFIHQQAENIRSTLYRYL, encoded by the coding sequence ATGAACCGCCCCATATTTATAACAGGTATTGGAACTGAGATCGGTAAGACCGTAGTATCTGCGATTGTAACTGAAGCGCTGGAAGCTGATTATTGGAAACCGGTACAAGCAGGTTTTGAAACCGGTACAGATTCGCAAAGGGTGCAACAATTGGTAACGAATACAAAGACCATCATTCATCCGGAGATCTATTGTTTACAGATGCCTGCATCACCGCATATTGCTGCACAAGCAGAGCAGAAAACGATTGACATCGATGTCATCACCAAAAAAGCAGTCGAACTGGAACATAAAACAGCTGATCGTCCACTGATCATCGAAGGGGCTGGAGGCTTATTGGTTCCTTTGAATGATCAGCAATCAATTGCAGACCTGATTCTTTCATTGAAGGCCAGGGTGATCCTTGTCAGCCGGAATTATTTGGGAAGCATTAACCATTCGCGTTTAACAGCAGCATACTGCAAACAGATGGGTATTGATGTGATGGGGTGGATCTTCAATGATCAATACCTGAACTATGAAGATGAAATTGTTACATGGAGTGGTTATCCTTCTTTGGGATCGATCCCTTATCTTTCTGAGATCAATCCTACCTTTATTCATCAGCAGGCAGAGAATATCCGTAGTACATTGTATCGTTATCTATAA
- a CDS encoding RsmD family RNA methyltransferase, giving the protein MRIISGKWGGRRISPPAQMPHTRPTTDIAKEGLFNILQNRMDFEGIESLDLFGGTGCISYELASRGAAQLTIIEKDPIMHAFIKKNADMLGMENFKVLKMDVFAYLQSCEEDFDFIFAGPPYALGTIDELPKIIVAKKMIRKGGFFVLEHTPRNNYEKFEGFSFQRNYGTTLFSFFVDNSL; this is encoded by the coding sequence ATGAGAATCATTTCCGGAAAATGGGGAGGCAGGAGGATCAGTCCACCCGCCCAGATGCCACATACCAGACCCACTACTGATATTGCGAAAGAAGGCTTGTTCAATATCCTTCAGAACAGAATGGATTTTGAAGGCATTGAATCATTGGATCTTTTTGGTGGTACCGGGTGCATCAGTTATGAGTTGGCTTCACGTGGCGCTGCACAATTGACCATTATTGAAAAAGACCCCATCATGCATGCTTTTATTAAAAAGAATGCAGACATGTTGGGTATGGAAAATTTTAAGGTCTTGAAGATGGATGTATTTGCTTATCTGCAATCCTGCGAAGAAGATTTCGATTTTATTTTTGCAGGTCCGCCCTATGCATTAGGCACCATTGATGAACTACCCAAGATCATCGTTGCAAAAAAAATGATCCGTAAGGGAGGTTTTTTTGTACTTGAACATACACCCAGAAATAATTATGAAAAATTTGAAGGCTTTAGCTTTCAAAGAAATTACGGAACAACTTTGTTTTCGTTTTTTGTGGACAATAGCTTATAG
- a CDS encoding DUF3822 family protein, with protein sequence MARKTMAFYPPTPVVIAPEHQLRVEIGPLYVACSIADQASIYAFEFFELDNDINEWSDVFFEIKNNSVLLDKYSGNIDLCYNFREALIIPGEKMNSAASADFLSLIYGESNRHEQKHDKLADPKNMVNCYRIRKTILDQAVRHFHLFQGHHVYTGMLDQLFARQDLPDQLLQLRVYPQCFIVVLMIKGQLQLIQSYTFETAADLCFYLLSILKEHTLRPEDTHIEMSGFIEPHGELHQQLQQLFPKRSFSTLAESALIPEMLESYHSHYFTPFFNPSL encoded by the coding sequence ATGGCAAGAAAAACAATGGCATTCTATCCACCCACACCGGTGGTCATCGCTCCTGAACATCAACTTCGGGTGGAAATAGGTCCTTTGTATGTTGCTTGCTCTATCGCCGATCAGGCATCGATCTATGCTTTTGAATTCTTTGAGCTGGATAATGATATCAATGAATGGAGTGATGTATTCTTCGAAATCAAAAACAATTCCGTTTTACTTGATAAATATTCCGGCAATATAGATCTCTGTTACAATTTTCGTGAAGCATTGATCATTCCGGGTGAGAAAATGAATAGTGCAGCCTCCGCAGACTTTTTATCCCTGATATACGGGGAGTCTAACAGACATGAACAGAAACATGATAAGTTAGCAGACCCAAAAAATATGGTGAACTGTTATCGCATCAGAAAAACCATATTAGACCAGGCCGTTAGACATTTCCACCTGTTCCAGGGGCATCATGTATACACAGGAATGCTTGATCAGCTTTTTGCCAGACAGGATCTTCCGGATCAATTATTGCAGCTACGCGTGTACCCACAATGTTTCATTGTGGTATTGATGATAAAAGGACAACTTCAGTTGATTCAATCATATACATTTGAAACAGCTGCAGATCTTTGCTTTTATCTGCTATCAATACTCAAGGAGCATACGCTAAGACCTGAAGATACCCATATTGAGATGAGTGGCTTTATCGAACCGCATGGTGAATTACATCAGCAGTTGCAACAATTATTCCCCAAACGATCTTTTAGTACGCTTGCGGAATCAGCGTTGATCCCTGAGATGCTTGAATCTTATCATTCACATTATTTTACCCCGTTCTTTAATCCGTCACTATGA
- a CDS encoding MATE family efflux transporter, whose protein sequence is MEIGKGNMNLQVSISHRQILSIALPITASIIVPQINFITNNIFLSGLGQQELGVAGITGVYYLIFAVIGQGLNNGLQALISRRAGENRVDQIGSLFFQGIRISLVLALMGILITWFFAPILFKYALQDPERVDMAVSFLNIRILGLPFLYVYQMRNALLVGTNQSRYLIIGTATEAVTNVYFDYGFIYGKLGLPELGFNGAAYASIISEVAGLFVIFFVIQAKGISKNLNLFQNTKYDWNNIKLILRISFPVILQFAISIISWEFFYILIEHHGARDLAISNTMRNIFGFFGCFTWAFGATANSMVSNVIGQGKQERVTELVKKIMLWSVGFAVFVCTVLNLFPHSFLSVYGQGEDFITAAIPVMRIVSVALVFMSVSVIWLNAVTGTGNTKVNLYSEIAAIILYCLYVYTVLEKLHLSIEWGWASEMLYWTTLFIPSFWYMTSGRWKKQKL, encoded by the coding sequence ATGGAAATCGGAAAAGGCAATATGAATTTACAGGTGTCGATCAGTCATCGGCAGATATTAAGCATTGCGCTACCCATCACCGCTTCCATTATTGTTCCTCAGATCAATTTCATCACCAATAATATTTTCCTGAGTGGCTTGGGACAGCAGGAATTAGGTGTCGCCGGAATTACCGGTGTATACTATTTGATCTTTGCGGTCATCGGACAAGGGCTTAACAATGGTTTACAAGCTCTGATCTCTCGCAGAGCCGGTGAAAACAGGGTCGATCAAATCGGTAGTTTATTTTTTCAGGGGATACGCATTTCATTGGTATTGGCTTTGATGGGAATATTGATCACCTGGTTTTTCGCTCCAATATTATTCAAATATGCACTTCAGGATCCGGAACGTGTAGACATGGCCGTATCTTTTTTGAATATCCGGATTTTAGGTCTTCCCTTTTTGTACGTGTATCAAATGCGAAATGCATTGTTGGTAGGTACCAATCAAAGTAGATATCTGATCATTGGCACCGCAACAGAAGCTGTCACCAATGTTTATTTTGATTACGGATTTATTTATGGCAAATTGGGATTACCTGAACTTGGGTTCAATGGAGCTGCTTATGCCTCTATTATCTCAGAAGTCGCCGGTTTATTTGTAATATTTTTTGTGATTCAAGCCAAAGGCATCAGTAAGAACCTGAATTTGTTTCAAAACACGAAATATGATTGGAACAATATCAAATTGATCTTGCGTATTTCTTTTCCGGTGATCCTGCAGTTTGCTATTAGTATCATAAGCTGGGAGTTCTTTTACATTCTGATCGAACATCATGGTGCGAGAGATCTGGCCATCTCGAATACAATGCGCAATATTTTTGGATTCTTTGGCTGTTTTACCTGGGCCTTTGGTGCTACAGCCAATAGTATGGTAAGCAATGTTATCGGGCAAGGGAAACAGGAACGCGTGACCGAACTGGTGAAAAAGATCATGTTGTGGAGTGTGGGTTTTGCTGTTTTTGTCTGCACCGTTTTGAATCTGTTTCCACATAGTTTCTTGTCTGTTTATGGACAGGGAGAAGATTTTATAACAGCCGCTATCCCTGTGATGCGCATAGTATCTGTAGCGCTTGTATTCATGTCGGTATCAGTGATTTGGCTGAATGCTGTAACGGGTACCGGTAATACCAAAGTGAACCTGTATAGTGAGATCGCTGCGATCATTTTATATTGTTTATACGTTTATACCGTACTAGAGAAACTTCACTTATCAATTGAATGGGGATGGGCAAGTGAAATGCTTTATTGGACCACCCTATTCATCCCGTCTTTCTGGTATATGACCAGTGGAAGATGGAAGAAGCAAAAATTATAA
- a CDS encoding acyl-CoA-binding protein, whose protein sequence is MSLTERFTAAVANSKTLSEKPDNETLLQLYSLYKQATEGDNTDAGPSNPFDFVAKFKHEAWEKLKGMTKETAMEQYADLVEKLKG, encoded by the coding sequence ATGTCATTAACAGAACGTTTTACAGCTGCTGTAGCAAACAGCAAAACATTGTCTGAGAAACCCGATAATGAAACTTTATTACAACTGTACTCCTTATACAAACAAGCTACAGAGGGAGATAATACAGATGCCGGTCCTTCGAATCCATTTGATTTTGTTGCGAAATTCAAGCATGAGGCTTGGGAGAAATTAAAAGGAATGACCAAAGAAACAGCCATGGAGCAATATGCTGACCTGGTTGAAAAACTGAAAGGCTAA
- a CDS encoding tetratricopeptide repeat protein, translating into MKKVLNIILATCCSLMFQPLSIWSQDINVLFKEASNFERVQKENEALEKYKLILTQDPANVKALVKATELSAAIGGRQGDKNNKRLFYETALSYAKRAWQSDSNHADAAYAMAMIAGRMTDIETENKQIVAYVKDIKQYADKALSINADHAKANYTLGKWHYEMVTLSGLKKAAVKLFYGGLPSGDLDKAIAYMEKCKTLEPYFALNYLDLAKAYKEARQPAKAIEVLNKLVKLPTRTGDDPAIKAEGAKMLEAIQ; encoded by the coding sequence ATGAAAAAAGTGCTTAATATAATATTGGCAACTTGTTGCTCACTGATGTTTCAGCCTTTATCGATATGGTCACAGGATATCAATGTTTTATTCAAAGAGGCATCCAATTTTGAGCGTGTACAAAAGGAGAATGAGGCCCTGGAGAAATATAAATTGATCCTCACACAAGACCCTGCGAATGTAAAAGCATTGGTAAAAGCAACTGAGCTGAGTGCCGCTATCGGGGGTAGGCAAGGAGATAAGAACAACAAGCGTCTGTTTTATGAAACAGCATTGTCCTATGCGAAACGCGCTTGGCAGTCAGACAGTAATCATGCAGATGCCGCTTATGCGATGGCCATGATCGCGGGTAGAATGACGGATATCGAAACGGAGAATAAGCAGATCGTAGCGTATGTGAAAGATATCAAACAATATGCGGATAAAGCATTAAGCATAAATGCCGATCATGCTAAAGCCAATTATACATTGGGTAAATGGCATTATGAAATGGTCACACTATCCGGATTGAAAAAAGCTGCGGTGAAATTATTTTATGGTGGCTTACCGTCTGGAGATCTGGATAAAGCGATCGCTTATATGGAGAAATGTAAAACTTTGGAGCCTTATTTCGCTTTGAATTATCTGGATCTGGCAAAAGCATACAAAGAAGCAAGACAACCGGCCAAAGCGATCGAAGTGCTCAATAAATTGGTTAAATTACCTACCAGAACCGGTGATGATCCTGCTATCAAAGCAGAAGGAGCCAAAATGTTAGAAGCTATTCAATAA
- a CDS encoding dihydroneopterin aldolase has translation MLSIHLHKVIIHAYHGVYAEEKVLGNDFLVDVSVNYHPSKYPVTTIENTIDYVALYDLVKKRMSIATPLLETVASDIALEILAQFSLSVTVNIAIKKLHPPIPAFQGSTGVSLIIHRKDIQ, from the coding sequence ATGCTTTCAATTCATCTTCATAAAGTCATAATACATGCATACCATGGGGTATATGCGGAAGAGAAGGTTTTGGGAAATGACTTTCTTGTAGATGTATCCGTTAACTATCATCCTTCAAAATATCCTGTCACAACGATTGAGAATACTATCGACTATGTGGCATTGTATGATTTGGTCAAAAAAAGAATGTCGATCGCCACTCCTTTACTGGAAACGGTAGCATCTGACATCGCATTGGAAATCTTGGCACAATTTTCTCTGTCAGTAACAGTGAACATTGCGATCAAAAAACTACATCCACCGATCCCCGCTTTTCAAGGATCAACGGGTGTATCTCTCATCATTCATAGAAAAGATATTCAATGA
- the trxB gene encoding thioredoxin-disulfide reductase: MASEATERVHVLIIGSGPAGYTAAIYAARANMKPVLYQGIQPGGQLTITTEVENYPGYPEGIQGPEMMVHFEKQAARMGADIRYGMATKVDFSQQPYRVEIDEEKWIEADAVIISTGASAKWLGLESEQRLNGFGVSACAVCDGFFFKGKDVAIVGAGDTAAEEALYLSKLCTTVHMFVRRDQMRASKVMQDRVLNAPNIKVYWNTDTDEILGEKKVEGVRIKNNQTQETQEIPISGFFVAIGHQPNSDIFKGWIDMDETGYIKTIPGTTKTNLEGVFAAGDVQDKNYRQAVTAAGSGCMAALDAERYLTAKGLA; encoded by the coding sequence ATGGCAAGTGAAGCAACAGAAAGAGTACATGTATTGATCATCGGTTCTGGTCCGGCAGGATATACCGCAGCTATATATGCAGCCCGTGCAAATATGAAACCGGTTTTATACCAGGGCATACAACCCGGTGGACAATTGACCATTACAACAGAAGTAGAAAATTATCCGGGTTATCCTGAAGGAATTCAGGGGCCGGAAATGATGGTTCATTTTGAAAAGCAGGCAGCAAGAATGGGTGCAGATATACGATATGGCATGGCCACTAAAGTAGATTTTAGTCAACAACCTTATCGGGTAGAGATCGATGAAGAAAAATGGATCGAAGCAGATGCTGTGATCATCAGCACCGGAGCATCCGCCAAATGGTTAGGACTTGAGAGTGAGCAAAGGCTCAATGGTTTTGGTGTGAGTGCCTGTGCGGTTTGTGATGGCTTTTTCTTCAAAGGAAAGGATGTAGCGATCGTAGGCGCAGGAGATACTGCTGCTGAAGAAGCTTTATACTTATCGAAGCTGTGTACTACTGTTCATATGTTCGTACGAAGAGATCAAATGCGTGCAAGTAAAGTGATGCAGGATCGCGTATTGAATGCGCCTAATATCAAAGTGTATTGGAATACTGATACCGATGAGATCTTAGGCGAAAAAAAAGTAGAAGGTGTACGCATCAAAAACAATCAAACACAAGAAACCCAAGAAATACCTATCAGCGGCTTCTTTGTTGCAATCGGTCATCAGCCCAATAGCGATATCTTCAAAGGATGGATCGATATGGATGAAACAGGTTACATTAAAACGATACCTGGTACCACCAAGACGAATCTGGAAGGTGTTTTTGCGGCAGGTGATGTACAAGATAAAAATTATCGTCAGGCTGTAACCGCAGCCGGCAGTGGTTGTATGGCGGCATTAGATGCTGAAAGATACCTTACTGCTAAAGGACTGGCATAG
- a CDS encoding DUF4249 domain-containing protein — MFRKLIFLLLSITLISCEREINIVPTVRDSRLVVDAEIENGRPPIVVLSRSLNFFTTIDSAELAASYVRNASVTIQEGNTIYPLKEFELRDSSGNRFYYYSTDPQGASPLTGQFGKTYKLSITVDGNSYNSETSIPLLTKTMDSIWWKPAPNNDDPKKVVLMARVQDPPGLGNYIRYFTRQNRQPFLPGLNSVFDDNIIDGKTYEIQVDRGVNRNEEIDFETYGFFQKGDTVSVKLCNINKSTFDFWRTWEFNLQSVGNPFSSPGKVIGNISNNALGAFCGYAAQYRSLIIPK, encoded by the coding sequence ATGTTTCGGAAACTGATTTTTCTATTGTTAAGCATCACCCTGATCTCTTGTGAACGAGAAATCAATATTGTACCTACCGTTAGAGACAGTCGTTTAGTGGTAGATGCTGAAATCGAGAACGGTCGACCTCCGATCGTTGTGCTGAGCAGGTCACTGAATTTCTTTACTACAATTGATTCAGCAGAATTGGCCGCATCATATGTTCGAAATGCCAGTGTAACGATTCAAGAGGGTAATACCATTTATCCGCTCAAAGAATTTGAATTACGAGATTCCAGTGGTAATCGCTTTTATTATTATAGCACAGACCCTCAAGGTGCTTCTCCGTTGACCGGACAATTCGGTAAAACTTATAAACTGTCCATCACTGTTGATGGAAATTCTTATAATAGTGAAACCTCCATTCCTTTGTTGACAAAAACAATGGACTCTATCTGGTGGAAACCGGCACCCAATAATGATGATCCTAAGAAAGTTGTATTGATGGCTAGGGTACAGGACCCACCGGGATTGGGTAATTATATCCGTTATTTTACCCGTCAGAATAGACAACCATTCTTACCCGGACTCAACAGTGTTTTCGATGATAATATTATTGATGGAAAGACTTATGAAATTCAGGTAGACAGAGGCGTCAATAGAAATGAAGAGATCGATTTTGAGACTTATGGTTTCTTCCAGAAAGGGGATACGGTATCGGTAAAACTGTGCAATATCAATAAATCAACCTTTGATTTTTGGAGAACCTGGGAATTCAACCTGCAATCCGTAGGTAATCCATTTTCATCGCCGGGAAAAGTGATCGGCAATATCAGCAATAATGCCTTGGGTGCTTTTTGTGGTTATGCCGCACAATATCGGAGCCTGATTATCCCCAAATAA
- a CDS encoding RNA polymerase sigma factor RpoD/SigA translates to MRQLKIATQITNRDSQAVEKYLQEISKIPMITPEEETTLAQRIKMGDQRALDKLVQANLRFVVSVAKQYQHQGLSLSDLINEGNLGLIKAAQRFDETKGFKFISYAVWWIRQSILQALAEQGRLVRLPQNKIGTYNKANKAYMAFEQEHEREPSTEELAEILEMSETEINNIFQSNTRHTSLDAPVHEAEDVAMGDLLEGSDDTDDDVMKDSLREEIRRVLKSLSPREAEIVNAYFGLDGENGVTIEQIGMKYDLTKERIRQIKERAIKRLQKARYSNALKAYLG, encoded by the coding sequence ATGAGGCAGCTCAAAATTGCAACACAGATTACCAACAGAGATTCGCAGGCGGTTGAAAAGTACTTACAGGAGATCTCGAAAATTCCGATGATCACACCTGAAGAGGAAACCACACTGGCTCAGCGTATCAAAATGGGTGATCAGCGAGCACTCGACAAACTGGTGCAGGCCAACTTACGTTTCGTGGTATCTGTTGCTAAGCAGTACCAGCACCAAGGTCTTTCTCTTAGCGATCTGATCAACGAGGGTAACCTCGGTTTGATAAAAGCAGCCCAGCGTTTCGATGAAACCAAGGGTTTTAAATTCATCTCATACGCCGTATGGTGGATTCGCCAGTCCATTTTACAAGCGTTGGCAGAGCAGGGTAGATTAGTCCGCCTGCCTCAAAACAAAATTGGCACTTACAACAAAGCTAACAAAGCCTATATGGCTTTTGAACAGGAACATGAGCGTGAACCTTCAACAGAAGAACTAGCTGAGATCCTGGAAATGAGCGAAACGGAGATCAACAACATCTTCCAAAGCAACACCCGTCACACATCCCTCGACGCTCCGGTTCACGAAGCTGAAGATGTGGCCATGGGAGATCTATTGGAAGGTAGCGATGACACTGATGATGATGTGATGAAAGACTCATTACGCGAAGAAATTCGCCGAGTATTGAAATCACTGAGTCCGAGAGAAGCTGAGATCGTGAATGCTTATTTCGGTCTGGATGGAGAAAATGGTGTTACCATTGAACAAATTGGTATGAAATATGACCTTACCAAAGAGCGTATCCGTCAGATCAAAGAAAGAGCGATCAAACGTCTACAGAAAGCGCGTTATAGCAATGCGTTGAAAGCTTATCTGGGATAA
- a CDS encoding GntG family PLP-dependent aldolase, translated as MFAITHYLWHMIDFRSDTVTRPTPGMLKAMHEAPLGDDVFGEDPTINHLEQFAAGLFGMEAGIFCPSGTMTNQIAIKCHTQPGDEVICDHLSHIYQYEGGGIAFNSGASVRLLQGDRGRITATQVLGAINPDDIHKPVTTLVSLENTANRAGGSCYDFDEIRSIRKVCDQHQLKLHLDGARLFNALVAKNETCKQYGEVFDTISICLSKGLGAPVGSLLLGPASFIKKARRFRKVFGGGMRQAGMLAAAGLYALEHHVQRLQEDHHHTQLLADTLRQKDFVGEILPVETNIVIFEVKGRFTAPDLVTILKRSNILALAISPTQIRLVVHLDITPAMIETTIQTIKAL; from the coding sequence ATGTTTGCCATCACACATTATCTTTGGCACATGATCGATTTTAGGAGCGACACCGTCACCAGACCTACCCCTGGTATGCTCAAAGCTATGCACGAAGCCCCTCTTGGGGATGATGTTTTCGGAGAAGACCCCACCATTAACCATTTGGAACAATTCGCTGCCGGTCTTTTTGGTATGGAAGCCGGAATATTTTGTCCCAGCGGCACCATGACCAACCAAATTGCCATTAAATGTCATACCCAGCCCGGTGATGAAGTGATCTGTGATCATTTATCACATATTTACCAATATGAAGGAGGTGGTATCGCTTTCAATTCAGGTGCTTCCGTACGTTTATTGCAAGGTGATCGTGGACGCATCACAGCAACGCAGGTGTTGGGAGCGATCAATCCGGATGATATTCATAAGCCGGTGACCACATTGGTATCCTTAGAAAATACCGCCAACAGAGCCGGTGGAAGTTGTTATGATTTTGATGAGATAAGATCTATCCGTAAGGTCTGCGATCAGCATCAATTGAAACTGCATCTGGATGGTGCCAGACTTTTTAATGCGCTTGTCGCCAAGAATGAAACTTGTAAACAATACGGTGAGGTCTTTGATACCATTTCTATTTGTTTGAGCAAAGGATTGGGTGCACCGGTAGGAAGTTTGTTACTTGGGCCCGCATCATTCATCAAAAAAGCGCGTCGTTTTAGAAAAGTATTTGGTGGAGGAATGCGACAAGCAGGTATGTTAGCTGCTGCTGGTTTGTATGCACTGGAGCATCATGTACAACGTTTACAGGAAGATCATCATCATACGCAATTACTGGCAGATACTTTGCGACAAAAAGATTTCGTTGGAGAAATTCTGCCTGTTGAAACCAATATCGTTATTTTTGAGGTGAAAGGTAGATTCACTGCACCAGATCTGGTGACGATACTCAAACGATCCAATATTCTAGCCTTAGCCATATCACCAACACAAATACGATTGGTGGTGCATTTGGATATTACCCCTGCGATGATCGAAACAACTATTCAGACGATCAAAGCGTTATAG